A stretch of DNA from Glycine max cultivar Williams 82 chromosome 18, Glycine_max_v4.0, whole genome shotgun sequence:
TTGAAGCCAAAAGCTTCAATGCCACTCAATCCTAGAAGAGATGTGGAAATAGAGGGTTGAAACCACCAAAAGCAACCTTTTCTccatatttgttttgtttttccttaGAAGGAAGTTTAGAGATGATTTTAttcaaagtagaagagaagCTATAAACACGGCCAGAGTGGACAAGAAGAAGCAGACAATGACCTTAGGCTGTGAATTTCCCTGTGGTGATTTGGTTCCAGCATTCGGGCTGGAAGTTGGGGCTATTTTAGCAACAGGAGGCAAAGGTGGCTCTGCCACTTTAGATTCTATTAAGGGTGGAAACGTAgcctgtgacaccctctatcccgacatatatataaataaataaaatatataaaaatatcggtaaccaaattcacacgggtaaaaggttcacattcacttcactattatcaattaaaacttattaaaacatattcgactcaaaataaggccgtcaaaatttacgaaaatattttgttaaatcgatgagataaaataaaatagactaacatcatgcaattaatataaaaacttatgtccCACTGTCACATTCTATTAGaacatcacaggatccaaatacaaacaacacacaaggagtgagttatcacattcctaactaatagagaagcaagacaactagatataaatatcatataaacaaaataaaacttacttaaatataactcacataattccaccactttgttattcaaaattcacctttcaatcatcaatcaccttacacaagaatcacacactccgatcaagacataataacacatcaatttcataataaacaattagcaagcgtatgcaacagttatgctaagactcaatcctatatgcaatgtggtaccatgtcagtgaaaaaccaccctggggctcttaggagtacataacaagacacaccacacaatgagtttgtcaggtcactctcactaagtaagatcatagggagaccagtcagggtcacgatgttttgcgagaatgctccaaccatatgggatcagcataggattaaaggagcactcaaacccggtgaccccaaaggactacactccgaagagtccgtcaaggcctctccttcctgattcaggtccaacccctaaaataattttgcatgcagacactgctcatgaattatataatacccccgatctcacactcgtgttttaaacacattCAACACAATTGAGCTACGATTTAACAcaggttcctaaataggaaacctacaatttctctttaacactggttcctaattaggaacctacactttctctttaacactgcgcatcaatgtttttttcaagataacactggtcgggttatagtacaattcatagcttacaacacaagtaatgtcacatcaagtgttaactacacacttatccacaaccaaaactcattcacaatttcacatctcatagtgtcacaatccaccatcacatgtttacatgtatctcacaaattaacacatgttcaactttacacttatactcaatctcaataacaatattataatctcaaagcaacatgttattccacaattcatcatatattcCATTTATAAACATTGCTCATGAATTacacaataccacgacctcacactcatgtttcaaacatgtttaacacattgcgctacaatttaacactggttcctaactaggaacctacactttctctttaacactgcgtaTAAACAGtgatcgggttattgtataatttacaactcaaaatgccattattgtaagtgttaaacacatccacttattcacaaccaaatatcatacccacaatttaacatctcataacattcctaatgatattcataaggtacaacatacacatgttcatcgaatctaaccataatattctcaaactccaacacttaataatttttggaatcatactataacaaatctacaatattatttacataaaatattaatataaataaatatataactaattctatatatataaactagcatacatcatattggatcacgaatttcaaagtaagctttcaatgcacaaattctaaataattatatgaacactttggtcaatttcaattatgatattaattttaaactatataaaaagacctaaaaagcaagaaaaagagaaaatacaaaatcaatatcccactctaaatttctccttactttatttcattaattcatGCTAATTAGAAAAATACTCGAATTATAGGGTTCACACTcgacacaatagcatatcaatttcacaacaattgaaTTTCAACGATGAAGTTGTGcacaattgaatttcaaacGACATATCAAATtttcacgacaatccaacggctaatgaaaccgggatcgtagtttcaCCGAGATAGCTCTAGGTTTTTGCGGGAAAGGAAAAGACTATGATGCGAAGGTTATTTCTCTCAGCTCAGAcatgatatcgaaattcccaaaGGTGAGAATGCTCATAATTGGGTGGCGAACCTGGTATTTGAATTTcccgacgatccaacggtgaatgagtctgagatcatcatttttctgagacaggtttggtgggctgcgggaaaaagaaaggggttCTGGAGAGGACAAGAGGAAAAACGAAATTGAGGGGATAAGTTGTCGTGAAAGCTACCGTCTGACCTAACATATCGTTATTTATACCTATGGTACTCAcaacctattattttatttatttttattattttataaaaataaactccattttattctttatcaaatgaataaataaaataccttttttatttttttatcaaactattattttaatacacttatttttctttatttatttaattacaaaaaccttatcataaaactctatttatttacaaataacaactttttttaattagtctatgaaaaatgagatgttacatAGCCTCGACTGGAGGAAATAATTCTTTGGTAATGAGTCCAAAAATACCACCTGATTGAACAGGTTCCATGTAAGTAGGTTTGTTGTCACCCAAACCTAAGCATTTGTTCCCTGCACTAGaacagagaaaaattatttcagtaaaaattgtttatattgaAACAATCAACCCATGGTACAACAGAATTTGCTAGCACTTACTTCTGTATCTATCAACAATTTTAGGGAAGTTTGTGATGATACCATCAATTTGTGCTCCCTCAATATATGTGTTGATCTCAACAGTTGCATCTGCGAAGAAATCCCATGCCGGAGACACAAACTCACTGCTAAATGTTTCTACAAAAACTAAGAGGTTAGCAATTTTTAGCTTTGGCACAATATTTGTATAGGTCGTTAGGAATTGATTATTATTAGGAATTACGGAGTCCTTGTTGACAACCACAGAACTAGCAAAGCTCTTTATATCCTCAACAGTTGCATTAGCGGCATCACCAACAGTCTCGTCAATCTTGTACACAAGCTCATAACTGGTTTTCTCCTTGAACTTTAGCAGTACAGAACTATTAGTGGATTGAATATATACCTTTTGGGATCCTGGTTTATCATAACCTGCTTTGCTCAAAGCACTGATGACAACATCAATCACACTTAATCCTTGCTTGTCTACAAGATAGGTTGCATtctgataagaagaagaacaacacaATATACATGTTAGTAAATAGAAgatgaaagaaaaggaaaaaaatcatttacacacaaggaACATGCCAAATAATTCTTTACCTGAAATAAATAGGGTGAATGGAGTCACTGAAGAAATATTTGATGTGAAATTCACACGAGTTTTGGCAGGTGagtcattttgtttttggtttcaaAAGAGAGTTGTCAGCTGCATGAAGTACAAGTAGAACTCCAAAGAGTTAAAAACAgtatatttcataatttttggcCAAGTTATACAGAAATTTAGAAGGAAAGTATGACCAACAAAAACAAGTGAGGAACAGGTCTTGTAACAATTTGATAGAAATAATGCATATTATTCCAAGGTGAAATCAATCATAGGaattattaaataacttaaGTGACCCTAAGCCattctcacaaaaaaaatttcctaatttttcaaaaaaaaaatatgttcaaaCAGTAGTCGGTAGAATGAATACTATAAAGAATGAATAGGCATGGAAGCACACACCTCAACAATGATAGCAACATCTGATAGAGAAGTCTGGTTTTTTGTCAAGGACAAGAAATATGATAACGTCAACAATGCCCCAGCATTCTTAGGCAGATTCCTGAACAATCTGCATTTTGCAAAAGGATTCAATATTGAGGCTACATGGAAAATAGATAAGAGAAATATATGTCAAATATTTGTTGTAACACTTATCATAGGCAGCCAAGTGAAAGGCAACAAAAGGTATGAGAGGGAAAATTTTGCCATGGTAATTTatcacactactacaaaaagtgtgATTCAACATCATTGAATCTAAGTcggttataaaaaaaacca
This window harbors:
- the LOC100804308 gene encoding glycerophosphodiester phosphodiesterase GDPDL1-like; protein product: MKAVTWCTITAVSCFAHLGSNAMKKDKTLVISKYGASGDHLACTNLAYNKAISDGVDVLDCPVQMSKDGTPFFLNSIDLIESTTVAQSSFSKFSMTIPEIKSSSGIFAFNLTWNDINNLTPSILNPFAKCRLFRNLPKNAGALLTLSYFLSLTKNQTSLSDVAIIVENATYLVDKQGLSVIDVVISALSKAGYDKPGSQKVYIQSTNSSVLLKFKEKTSYELVYKIDETVGDAANATVEDIKSFASSVVVNKDSVIPNNNQFLTTYTNIVPKLKIANLLVFVETFSSEFVSPAWDFFADATVEINTYIEGAQIDGIITNFPKIVDRYRRNKCLGLGDNKPTYMEPVQSGGIFGLITKELFPPVEATFPPLIESKVAEPPLPPVAKIAPTSSPNAGTKSPQGNSQPKVIVCFFLSTLAVFIASLLL